Sequence from the Streptomyces sp. NBC_01408 genome:
GCCTGGGCCGACTACGGCCGTCCGCTCGACGCCGAGAACTCGGTCGACGGCGTCGCCGACACCTGGGACCAGCCGCTCGCCGGAAACTTCAACCAGCTGCGCGAGCTGAAGGCCGAGCACCCGGGCCTCAAGGTGCTGATCTCCCTGGGCGGTTGGAGCTGGTCCACCCACTTCTCGGACGCCGCCCTCACCCCGGCGTCCCGCAAGGCCCTCGTGGAGTCCTGCATCGACCTCTACATCAAGGGCAACCTCCCGCAGGACGGCACCCGCGGCGGCGCGGGCGCGGCCGCCGGCGTCTTCGACGGGATCGACCTGGACTGGGAGTGGCCGGGCTCGGCCGGTGACGCCGACACGAAGTTCCGCCCGGAGGACAAGCGCAACTTCACCGAACTCGTGAAGGAGTTCCGTACGCAGCTCGACGCGTACGGGCGCAGCCAGCGCAAGAAGTCCGCGTACGAGCTGACGGCCTTCGTCCCGACCGCCCCGGGCAAGATCGACGCGGGCTTCGATGTCCGCCGGATCATGCGGGACCTCGACTTCGTGACCCTCCAGGGCTACGACTTCCACGTCTCCGGCGAGAAGACCACCGCCCAGCAGTCTGCGCTCTACGCCCGGAACGACTTCAGCGTCGACGGCACCGTGGACGCCTGGCTGCGGCGCGGCGCTCCCGCGAGCAAGCTGGTGGTGGGCATGCCGTTCTACGGGCAGGGCTGGACCGGCGTCAGTGGCGGCGGGGACGGCATGGGCCAGCCCGCGACGGGCCCGGCTCCGGCCACCTGGTCCGCCGGGTACGAGGACTACAAGGCACTGAAGAAGCTGGCCGATTCGGGGACCTACCAGGTGCACCGCGACCGGCGGGGCGGCCACGCCTGGCTCTTCGACGGGAGCACCCTGTGGACCTACGACGATCCGCAGGTGTTGCGCACCAAGTCGCGGTACGTCCGCGAAGAGGGCCTGGGCGGCGCGATGTTCTGGTCGCTGGACGCGGACACGGCTGACGGCGAGCTGCTGACGGCCGTCGACCGGGGCCTGCGCGGCCGCTGAACCCGGCCTCCTGAAGGAGGCCGCCCACAGACCGGCGCCGCCGGGCCGCGGACATCGATCCGGCCCGGCGGCGTCCCTCAACCGGCGACGGCGGGCCCGGCCGACCGGCCCGGTACGGTCAGGCGATGACCACAGCGAAGATCGACGCGGCCGCCTCCGGCACCTGGACGCTCGGCGACCTGACCGTCAACCGGCTCGGCTTCGGCGCGATGCGCCTGACGCACCTCGCCGACGGCTCCCCCAGCGACCGCGACCGGGTGACGGCCGTGCTGCGCCGGGCCGTGGAGCTCGGCGTGAACCACATCGACACCGCCGCGTTCTACTTCTCGCCGCTGCGCTCCGCGAACGAGCTGATCAACCGGGCCCTCGCCCCGTACGCCGACGACCTCGTCATCACCACCAAGGTCGGTCCGGGCCGCGACCCCGCCGGGGACTGGTGGTGGGCGGAGCCGGGGCAGTTGCGCGGGCAGGTCGAGGAGAACCTGCGCCAGCTGGGCCGGGACCACCTGGACGTGGTCAACCTGCGCATCCCGCGCCGGGAAACGAGCGGATCCGTCGCCGAGCACTTCGGGGCGCTCGCCGAGCTCCGCACGGCCGGGCTGATCCGGCACCTGGGGATCTCCAACGCCCGGCCCGACCACCTCGCCGAGGCGCGGGCCATCGCGCCGGTGGTGTGCGTGCAGAACCCGTACGGGATCGGCTCCCCCGCCGAGGACCACGCCTTCCTGGACCTCTGCGGGGAACAGGGCGTCGCGTTCGTGCCCTTCTTCGCCATCGCCGGCGCGGGCAAGGAG
This genomic interval carries:
- a CDS encoding glycoside hydrolase family 18 protein, whose translation is MRRSMLGRLAVAACSLSLLTAFAPAAAGTHGDDRAGGHDRAYRKVGYFTQWGVYGRDFQVQDLEANGSAGKLTHINYAFGNVSADGKCFTGNVPGEADAWADYGRPLDAENSVDGVADTWDQPLAGNFNQLRELKAEHPGLKVLISLGGWSWSTHFSDAALTPASRKALVESCIDLYIKGNLPQDGTRGGAGAAAGVFDGIDLDWEWPGSAGDADTKFRPEDKRNFTELVKEFRTQLDAYGRSQRKKSAYELTAFVPTAPGKIDAGFDVRRIMRDLDFVTLQGYDFHVSGEKTTAQQSALYARNDFSVDGTVDAWLRRGAPASKLVVGMPFYGQGWTGVSGGGDGMGQPATGPAPATWSAGYEDYKALKKLADSGTYQVHRDRRGGHAWLFDGSTLWTYDDPQVLRTKSRYVREEGLGGAMFWSLDADTADGELLTAVDRGLRGR
- a CDS encoding aldo/keto reductase, with the translated sequence MTTAKIDAAASGTWTLGDLTVNRLGFGAMRLTHLADGSPSDRDRVTAVLRRAVELGVNHIDTAAFYFSPLRSANELINRALAPYADDLVITTKVGPGRDPAGDWWWAEPGQLRGQVEENLRQLGRDHLDVVNLRIPRRETSGSVAEHFGALAELRTAGLIRHLGISNARPDHLAEARAIAPVVCVQNPYGIGSPAEDHAFLDLCGEQGVAFVPFFAIAGAGKEAGVVAEDDERVHAVAAAHGVSAAQLRLAWTLSRGPHVLAIPGTGNPDHLVENVASGALRLSAQEMALLEGA